A genomic region of Arachis hypogaea cultivar Tifrunner chromosome 5, arahy.Tifrunner.gnm2.J5K5, whole genome shotgun sequence contains the following coding sequences:
- the LOC112801398 gene encoding zinc finger CCCH domain-containing protein 55 isoform X2, translating into MASSSYEATNVVLSKIKSIEPENASKIMGYLLMNLEDSELVRLACSPDPVLHNIVLRVKTHLGLTLSSPSSSPSPLNPITRPSTNPFSKSSPRLVASNGFDFARNPSSPSSSAWPLSGIPNNPISPKSSPLLSYENIRSVAVHSPSFSPRVNGDCNPVGGDFVDEQQVDECFPFLGDSSKNEELLDLGGQNLQSLNNGDAPFHRRSYSASDACFGFEEGGPGIGYKPCLYFARGFCKNGSNCKFVHGALNDSFGAIVGSPSRFEGLEQHEEFLRLKTEHHRRLMASQLVAGTSPSSYDKYIDFLIMQQNDPQRAAATTAYMMGEEFHNFGRGRPERNEFLAMISAEKPNSASRQIYLTFPAESSFKDEDVSEYFSKFGPVQDVRIPYQQKRMFGFVTFVYPETVRLILSKGNPHFICDSRVLVKPYKEKGKIPDKRQQQQQSERGDFSPCLSPRFDSKEPYDFHLGARMLYNPHDILLRRKLEEQAELQQVIDLQERRLKNLQLPDFKNIPIHHHHHQRSHSVGAPSPLSHQLHGQVSTADLSSHNNIKGDLTGYQGGLSYTLSLGTAEGGEEQPQPQKEVGPAFIGGFECSSENNNANANVEVKNLDNSVEQALPDSFFASPTKAAGDNVSNFSSLADVNESAALSASTYSHNELEQETASGEMATSH; encoded by the exons TCACCTTCTTCTTCGCCTTCTCCTCTTAACCCCATAACAAGACCTTCCACCAACCCCTTTTCCAAGTCCTCTCCCAGATTAGTAGCTTCTAATGGCTTTGACTTTGCGAGGAACCCATCTTCACCCTCTTCTTCTGCTTGGCCACTTTCTGGGATCCCAAATAACCCCATTAGTCCAAAGTCGAGTCCTTTACTATCTTATGAGAATATTAGAAGTGTTGCTGTTCACTCTCCTTCGTTTTCGCCTCGTGTTAACGGTGATTGCAACCCTGTTGGTGGTGATTTTGTTGATGAGCAGCAGGTAGATGAGTGTTTCCCCTTCCTTGGAGACTCATCTAAGAATGAGGAACTATTGGATCTTGGTGGTCAGAATTTGCAATCACTCAACAACGGGGATGCTCCTTTTCACAGGAGGAGCTACTCTGCTAGTGATGCTTGTTTCGGGTTCGAGGAAGGGGGCCCTGGAATTGGATATAAGCCATGCCTTTACTTTGCAAGGGGTTTCTGCAAAAATGGGAGTAATTGTAAGTTTGTGCATGGTGCTTTGAATGATTCATTTGGTGCCATTGTTGGTTCTCCTAGTAGGTTTGAGGGGTTAGAACAGCACGAGGAGTTCCTGAGGTTGAAGACTGAACATCATCGGAGATTAATGGCTTCACAGCTTGTAGCTGGAACTTCACCATCCTCATATGACAAGTACATTGATTTTCTGATTATGCAGCAAAATGATCCACAGAG AGCAGCTGCCACCACAGCATATATGATGGGTGAAGAATTTCACAACTTTGGCCGAGGCAGGCCAGAAAGGAATGAGTTTCTAGCCATGATTTCAGCCGAAAAACCTAACTCAGCTTCGCGACAGATTTATTTGACATTTCCAGCTGAAAGCTCATTTAAGGATGAAGATGTTTCAGAGTATTTCAG CAAATTTGGACCTGTGCAAGACGTGAGGATTCCCTACCAGCAGAAGCGAATGTTTGGGTTTGTTACCTTTGTCTATCCAGAGACAGTGAGGCTCATATTATCCAAGGGGAACCCTCATTTTATCTGTGATTCACGCGTACTTGTCAAGCCCTACAAGGAGAAGGGGAAAATCCCTGACAA GAGACAGCAGCAACAGCAATCAGAGAGGGGGGACTTTTCACCATGTTTAAGTCCTAGATTTGACTCCAAAGAACCTTATGATTTTCATCTTG GAGCAAGAATGTTATATAATCCGCATGATATCTTGTTGAGAAGAAAACTCGAGGAGCAGGCTGAATTGCAGCAGGTCATTGACCTTCAGGAACGAAGGCTGAAGAATCTGCAGCTTCCAGACTTCAAGAATATTcccattcatcatcatcatcatcagcgcAGTCACTCTGTCGGTGCACCTTCGCCCTTATCCCATCAACTTCATGGTCAAGTTAGCACTGCTGATCTTTCTTCCCATAACAACATTAAAGGAGACCTTACAG GCTACCAGGGCGGCCTCAGTTATACACTTTCATTAGGCACTGCCGAGGGGGGGGAGGAGCAGCCACAGCCACAGAAAGAAGTGGGCCCGGCTTTCATTGGTGGTTTTGAGTGTAGCagtgaaaataataatgcaaatgcaaatgtgGAAGTGAAAAATCTTGATAACAG CGTTGAGCAGGCCCTTCCAGATAGTTTCTTTGCTTCACCGACAAAAGCAGCAGGAGATAACGTATCCAATTTCTCTTCGTTGGCAGATGTCAACGAGAGTGCTGCACTCTCGGCAAGCACATATTCTCATAACGAGTTAGAACAGGAAACCGCTTCCGGCGAAATGGCTACTTCTCATTAA
- the LOC112801398 gene encoding zinc finger CCCH domain-containing protein 55 isoform X1, whose product MASSSYEATNVVLSKIKSIEPENASKIMGYLLMNLEDSELVRLACSPDPVLHNIVLRVKTHLGLTLSSPSSSPSPLNPITRPSTNPFSKSSPRLVASNGFDFARNPSSPSSSAWPLSGIPNNPISPKSSPLLSYENIRSVAVHSPSFSPRVNGDCNPVGGDFVDEQQVDECFPFLGDSSKNEELLDLGGQNLQSLNNGDAPFHRRSYSASDACFGFEEGGPGIGYKPCLYFARGFCKNGSNCKFVHGALNDSFGAIVGSPSRFEGLEQHEEFLRLKTEHHRRLMASQLVAGTSPSSYDKYIDFLIMQQNDPQRAAATTAYMMGEEFHNFGRGRPERNEFLAMISAEKPNSASRQIYLTFPAESSFKDEDVSEYFSKFGPVQDVRIPYQQKRMFGFVTFVYPETVRLILSKGNPHFICDSRVLVKPYKEKGKIPDKRQQQQQSERGDFSPCLSPRFDSKEPYDFHLGARMLYNPHDILLRRKLEEQAELQQVIDLQERRLKNLQLPDFKNIPIHHHHHQRSHSVGAPSPLSHQLHGQVSTADLSSHNNIKGDLTGYQGGLSYTLSLGTAEGGEEQPQPQKEVGPAFIGGFECSSENNNANANVEVKNLDNRSVEQALPDSFFASPTKAAGDNVSNFSSLADVNESAALSASTYSHNELEQETASGEMATSH is encoded by the exons TCACCTTCTTCTTCGCCTTCTCCTCTTAACCCCATAACAAGACCTTCCACCAACCCCTTTTCCAAGTCCTCTCCCAGATTAGTAGCTTCTAATGGCTTTGACTTTGCGAGGAACCCATCTTCACCCTCTTCTTCTGCTTGGCCACTTTCTGGGATCCCAAATAACCCCATTAGTCCAAAGTCGAGTCCTTTACTATCTTATGAGAATATTAGAAGTGTTGCTGTTCACTCTCCTTCGTTTTCGCCTCGTGTTAACGGTGATTGCAACCCTGTTGGTGGTGATTTTGTTGATGAGCAGCAGGTAGATGAGTGTTTCCCCTTCCTTGGAGACTCATCTAAGAATGAGGAACTATTGGATCTTGGTGGTCAGAATTTGCAATCACTCAACAACGGGGATGCTCCTTTTCACAGGAGGAGCTACTCTGCTAGTGATGCTTGTTTCGGGTTCGAGGAAGGGGGCCCTGGAATTGGATATAAGCCATGCCTTTACTTTGCAAGGGGTTTCTGCAAAAATGGGAGTAATTGTAAGTTTGTGCATGGTGCTTTGAATGATTCATTTGGTGCCATTGTTGGTTCTCCTAGTAGGTTTGAGGGGTTAGAACAGCACGAGGAGTTCCTGAGGTTGAAGACTGAACATCATCGGAGATTAATGGCTTCACAGCTTGTAGCTGGAACTTCACCATCCTCATATGACAAGTACATTGATTTTCTGATTATGCAGCAAAATGATCCACAGAG AGCAGCTGCCACCACAGCATATATGATGGGTGAAGAATTTCACAACTTTGGCCGAGGCAGGCCAGAAAGGAATGAGTTTCTAGCCATGATTTCAGCCGAAAAACCTAACTCAGCTTCGCGACAGATTTATTTGACATTTCCAGCTGAAAGCTCATTTAAGGATGAAGATGTTTCAGAGTATTTCAG CAAATTTGGACCTGTGCAAGACGTGAGGATTCCCTACCAGCAGAAGCGAATGTTTGGGTTTGTTACCTTTGTCTATCCAGAGACAGTGAGGCTCATATTATCCAAGGGGAACCCTCATTTTATCTGTGATTCACGCGTACTTGTCAAGCCCTACAAGGAGAAGGGGAAAATCCCTGACAA GAGACAGCAGCAACAGCAATCAGAGAGGGGGGACTTTTCACCATGTTTAAGTCCTAGATTTGACTCCAAAGAACCTTATGATTTTCATCTTG GAGCAAGAATGTTATATAATCCGCATGATATCTTGTTGAGAAGAAAACTCGAGGAGCAGGCTGAATTGCAGCAGGTCATTGACCTTCAGGAACGAAGGCTGAAGAATCTGCAGCTTCCAGACTTCAAGAATATTcccattcatcatcatcatcatcagcgcAGTCACTCTGTCGGTGCACCTTCGCCCTTATCCCATCAACTTCATGGTCAAGTTAGCACTGCTGATCTTTCTTCCCATAACAACATTAAAGGAGACCTTACAG GCTACCAGGGCGGCCTCAGTTATACACTTTCATTAGGCACTGCCGAGGGGGGGGAGGAGCAGCCACAGCCACAGAAAGAAGTGGGCCCGGCTTTCATTGGTGGTTTTGAGTGTAGCagtgaaaataataatgcaaatgcaaatgtgGAAGTGAAAAATCTTGATAACAG AAGCGTTGAGCAGGCCCTTCCAGATAGTTTCTTTGCTTCACCGACAAAAGCAGCAGGAGATAACGTATCCAATTTCTCTTCGTTGGCAGATGTCAACGAGAGTGCTGCACTCTCGGCAAGCACATATTCTCATAACGAGTTAGAACAGGAAACCGCTTCCGGCGAAATGGCTACTTCTCATTAA